ACAAGTTTACGAAATCGATCATTTCGCCTCCGAACTCCACAGGCTCCATAGCGTTAAGAAGCGCCTTCTTCCCGTAGAGAACACCAATACCTGTAGGGCCTCCCATTTTATGACCGGAAAAGGCATAGAAGTCAGCATCCAGATCCTGAACGTCGACACGCATGTGCGGCACACTTTGGGCACCATCAATAAGGATGACGGCTCCCTGCTCGTGGGCCATACGAGCGATCTCTTTCACTGGATTGATGGTACCAAGCACGTTGGAAACGTGTACGATGGCAACGATTTTCGTATTGGAAGTGATCGTTTGTTTCGCATCTTCCAAACGAATGGTGCCATCCGGTTGTAGCGGCATGTATTTCAAGGTCGCACCAGTTTCTTTAGCAATTTGCTGCCAAGGAATGATGTTACTGTGGTGCTCCATGGGTGTGATGACGATTTCGTCACCTTCCCCAAGGTTGCTCCTGCCGTAACTTGCGGCGACTGTATTAATGGCTGTCGTTGTTCCTCTTGTGAATATCACTTCCTGCGTACTGGAAGCATTAATGAAGCGCCTGACCTTTTCCCTTGCGCCTTCATATTCATCCGTCGCTTTTGTGCCAAGGGTATGAACGCCCCGGTGCACATTGGAATTGTAGCCTCTGTAATATTCGTTCAACTTCTCGATCACTTTCAGTGGCTTCTGAGAGGTTGCTGCAGAGTCCAAATACACGAGCGGATGACCGTTGACTTCCTGATGCAGAATAGGAAATTCCTCGCGTATGGCTTTGACATCCATGTTAATTTACTTTCCTTTCAATCACTTGCTGAAGTTGACGCTTCACAGCTTCTACAGGCAGCTGGTTTACCACCGGTGCAAGGAACCCGTGAATGATCAAACGCTCCGCTTCGAATTTGGAAATTCCGCGGCTCATCAAGTAATACAACTGCATAGGATCTACGCGGCCAACGGAAGCTGCGTGTCCTGCCGTTACATCATCTTCATCAATCAAAAGAATAGGGTTGGCATCTCCACGGGCATCTTTACTGAGC
This sequence is a window from Bacillus sp. SB49. Protein-coding genes within it:
- a CDS encoding cysteine desulfurase, coding for MDVKAIREEFPILHQEVNGHPLVYLDSAATSQKPLKVIEKLNEYYRGYNSNVHRGVHTLGTKATDEYEGAREKVRRFINASSTQEVIFTRGTTTAINTVAASYGRSNLGEGDEIVITPMEHHSNIIPWQQIAKETGATLKYMPLQPDGTIRLEDAKQTITSNTKIVAIVHVSNVLGTINPVKEIARMAHEQGAVILIDGAQSVPHMRVDVQDLDADFYAFSGHKMGGPTGIGVLYGKKALLNAMEPVEFGGEMIDFVNLYDSTWKELPWKFEGGTPIIAGAVGLGAAIDFLTDIGMDNILAHEERLAAYAQDRMKTVDGLTIYGPEHRAGLVTFNLSDVHPHDLATVLDAEGIAVRAGHHCAQPLMRWLDVSATARASFYLYNTEEEIDRLVEGLQTTKEYFGDVF